Genomic segment of Panicum virgatum strain AP13 chromosome 2K, P.virgatum_v5, whole genome shotgun sequence:
atctgcgcttctgcgagagCTTGTGTATTGGATTTCATCTCTTTTATAGAATCACAGAGGCTCTTGCGTCCCGCAAAATACTCTCTTAGTTCGGGCACACCGATTGCCCTAGCCAGGCCGCTGTAACCAACAGACTCATGAATTGATACAGAATCAAAATATTCTTTCAGTTCCTTGACCAAACCAGCATCAACCATATCATCAACCCGACGACTGAGGTATTTCTTGAGGACTAACTCATCACACTGGATCCATAGAAGGCAGCTTTCAAACCTTAAAGTTGGTCGGTAACTCTCTACTACAAAAGGGTCAATGAGGGAGGCATCAAGCTTGTCAACAAGGAATCCATGGATTAGTGAGTTCGATCCACCTACCAGAACTGGTGTGTGACCCCGCCTAACAATAGACTCAGTAATTTTGGTCGCAGCAGATCGGAAGAGAGATATAGAAACATCATCGGTAATTGCCGAAATGGCCCCGATGAGGTGATGGGGAATACCATGTCGATCATTTAGGCAGAGCTTGTTGGTGGTGATGTCAAGGCCAGAATAGATCTGCATCTTGTCGGCGTTTACCACTTCACCGCTGATCACCTTGGATACATCAATTGATAGCTTGGTTTTGCCTGTACCAGTAGCACCCATGATCACCACTGGCTTAATCGACAACATCGACATCAAAGATGCAATATATGGTGAAATAGATATCGAGATGGagtggggagaggaaggagaaagtGCTTCTAGCACAGTGACCTGTGGGTTCACTAGGCCATGTTATACAAAGAGCGAAGGGTGGGTGCAATGAGGAAAAGAAAGGTGTTTTAGGACCCATGGACCTTAAGTTTACCGGTAGATGTTATAGCAATAATAGAAATCCGGGTATACGGTAACAGGTCACTAGATCTACCGATTTTATTGCATGTGATGCCATCGTAGGCATTTATACTTCATGCACGGTTGCCTAACCAGGTAGATAAGTACAATAAATATAGGCATAGACTGCATGTTTTGTTTATCTCATGTTTAACTCAAAATAGTTTATGTGCACTTTCATCCCATGAATACGATAAGTTTTCGTTTATAGCCAACCTTTTCAACATAGGTTTTGGACCAAATAAAAATTGTGTTGGCATCAAGTGACGCGAGAGCTTGGAGATGGAACAATCAGATAACCATAGTTAACCATGGACACTAATAGCACTTTGCCtacacaaaattttaaaaaaggaCCACAAAATAACCCCTTGAACTTTAAATTACTAATGGTGTATGGAGCGATTTGCTAGAACGGCGTTCAGTTATTGAGGAAATGGAGTCTTTTACATTTTTACTGCGTAGGATGTGGGGATCGAAACATAGGGAAGTCAAGAATAGAGTTCATAGATATAGTTGTGTAGAtttgttggaccctaaaacaCCAAAAATCTGTAGAGCATGCATGGTCTCTGAAAAATTGTTTGAGCCCCAGCCTCTTTACTACAGCTAACCTGCTCTACCCAATTCTGTACCAACTCCCTTTTCTTGCCTCCTTCCCATTCCACCACATACACAAACACACGTGTGCCCATGAAACACGGGCACGCCAGGCTCGCATCCCACCACCACTGGTACCCTGTCACCTCGACACCTGCACACCGCTACATGACGCACCTAACTATGCTACTCCTTTACTCGTGCCTACTGTCTTTTGCAGTCTGCACCATAGTGGCAACTAGTTTGTGCCGTTAATAGCATGCGGCGCAATGGTATCCAAGATGAGGGAGTGTCGACTTAGGCCAGCCCAGCTCCCTCCAACCAGTCTTGGTTCCACCTCCCTATTCTTGCCTCGTTTCTATGCATGTTGCGCATAGGCATAGGCGTGCCCGTGAAACACGGGGCATGCCGGGCTTGGATTTGACCACCATACGCCACCCTGTCGACTCAAAAGTCCTACACCACTACATGACGCACCTATCTCTGCTACCCTTTTACACGTGCTGCTACCCGTTTATGCATGCTGTCACACTGACAGTTGGCATGAGAGCATGTCTGCATGAGAGCATGTCGGCATAAGGTAGCCCGGCTTCCTCCACCAATTCTATTTCCACCTCACTCTTGTTGCCTCATTCCATTTCGACTTGTGCATGTTGCACATAGGCAGATGCGTGCCCGTGAAACACGGGGCATGTTGTACTTGCATCCGACCACCACAGACTGCTTGTGACCTCAACAACCCCATCCCAATACACAACACACCTAGCTCTGTTGCCCCTTTGACCAGCTGGCATATGAGTCCACAGTTGTGCCATTGAATATGGGCCAGGAGCTGCTGGCTACTCCCTCCTCTTACCTATAAAATATGACACCAAAGAACTCTTTTTCCCACGCTGAAGCTCCCATAGCTCCACTACCTTCCCATTGATCCATGACCCTTCACTTTCTTCATCCATCTAATCTTCTTGGAGAACTCTGAtctggtgaagaaggtggcctCCCTCTCCGCCAGCACCCTTAGCAAGGTAAGTAGCTTGTGAGCACCACCTAGAAATTCATACCTTCCTTTCATGTCCAGAAATGATTACCTCCTCCTTTTTGTGGTAGATGGAAGGAGAAGGATGGGTCACCAGCCATTGCTTGAGCAAAGAAGGTTTCCCCAAGCTCCTGTACAGCACCATGGCAAGGCTTGGTATTTTGGACCACCCGGAATACATGGGAAGAGAGTACGAGGAGTACGGCACAGAACGATGTGAAGTGACTATCTATATTGGAGCAAGTAAAGACTTCCCTGACATAAAGCCATGGTCAGTTACCACCACAGGGTTCCGATTTGAGGACACCTACCAAGCTATTGCCCGTAAGGCTCTGAGGTACCTATGCCAGATATATGAGAAGCCAATCTGTCGTACGCCAATGCGGTATTTTCCGCCTCTGGTAAGGAACCGCCCAATATGGATTACTCGGATGAAGACCCTAGAAGGTTGTGAGTTAAGAGAAGATAACCCAACTGTAGTGTTCATGGCAAGGTACTTGCTCACCTTAGATGAGGAATATGATAAACAAGCAACCAAGCTCAAGGAGTGCAACCACAGGGCAGAAGAAGCTGAGAAGCAGATCAGGAAACTTCGTGTGCAGCTTGCTGAGTCTAAGGCCCAAGTGACCATATCTGAAAGTCGTGAGATCGCTGCAATTGAAGCCTTAAAGCAAGCCGATGACCGCCATGCACAAGAATTAAAAGATGCCTACCTAGTCACTCGGGTGAAAAGAAGGGCTCTCATATTGGGTGGCAAAGAGTGTGATGTGCTAGATGGAATCCCAATTGTAGCCATGGATAACGCCAAAAAGAAGTTTGGTGAGACCCCGCCAGCACCTCCGCCTACAGAGGTCTCTGAGGAGGCTTCAGACCTGGAGCCTACCAAGGAAGAAGTCCTCCAGCAAAATCAGCCACCGGCAGAGAGCAAAGTTGGTCTTCCTCTCATCCCATTAGAAGGCCCTTCATCCTTAGATGAATGATCTAGCTAGGCACTAGAAGATCCAAGGGAATGAAGCTACTGTCCGAATTTAGAATTCTAGATTTAGTTTTAGCTAGCTCCTTTACACTAAGGGAAGTGAAAATTACTTCACTTTGTGTAAACCCTCGTGTAAGGGATATGTGCCCCCATGTAGTACAAGATCTTTCTGCCTATAATGTAATAGTCTCACACCTACTTCATGCTTAATGGATAACCGTTATGACAGTTGATGCTTTTGTGTATTATACGGGTTAGCCAAACCTACCGCATTCCAACATAGCTTcagataaaaaaatatatatataacatttaGGGTTTTGTGGTATACCAATTGGTCACCCGCAGCGAAGCGCGGGCATCAGTGGCTAGTTGTTCATAAAAGGATACATATCTCATATAGTTTCTTATAACTCAATTGAAACTTTGAGATTTGTGTAACTCattatatttttgaactcgtaTGCACCTCAAATTTGGACATGACCTTATTTTTACCATAACATTAGAAAATATGAAGTTACATTACCAATTGGTACGCAAAAAACATATTTTTCTACTTTCAATTTAGGTGGAAAAAAATCAAGTCATAtgaaaaaagattaaagaaataGTAATTAACATACAAACAAATGTCATTAAATGGAAGATCacaattttagaaaaaaaaattagaaaaaagaaccatcaaatttggagttctTACAAGGGACAAATATTAATTACAAATTTTAATCTTATATAAAAAGATAAATATTTTTTCCGAACTGATGATGGGGTGCTTCAGTATTTTTAGCTGGGCTCGGCCCAAGATAGAGTGGTGCTGGGCGACACTTGTCTACAAATAAATTGAACGCCAACGACTTTGCAGATTGGGTAAGAGCATTCCAATGGTTTGGCCTCTGCATTTTTAAGCCTGAGGCCCAGGTTCGAGTTCCATGTTTTTTGTCAATTAACAAACAAAAGAGAAGAAGCGATATATAAAAGAGTTAAAATGCCTAATTGAACAACAACAAAATAACAACCTAGTGGTAAGGCAAGAGTTCATCCTCTATGAGCTCCGGAGTTCGATTCCCTGGCGCCATTTATTTTGCTGTTTAATTCCCCACTAGCAGATTTCCACGGTAAAATAAGATGATGAAATTGTCTATAAAATAGTTGAAGaccaaaaatataaataaaatatcaAGTTGGTAAGTTCATGCGTTTTGAACTTAGGTTGCAACTTTGCTCCCTTCGTGCCACCCTTTTtctctgtttttattttttttctcttatttttctaCACAACTTGATTGGACCATTGGCGCAAACTGAGTGCCCCACAAAGCAGCGTGCTTGTAAAACCTTTCCCTCGTTAAGGGAATTAGGGGGTTCAATTCCCACACCTCATGTtttcatatagaaaaatattattgtGCAAACACAATATTATGTAACAACTTGGAGATGCATATGCGAACTCAGTATCTTAAGTTGATGCGGAGCCTCGTGTTAACTACAATGCATGTTTATTGTGGTTTGGGCGGATACCAAATCCATGACAATTTTCTATTCTTTTGTGCATAGCCTCGTGTATACAACAATTCATCTCTAATTTTAAATGAGACTAGAGACAACTTCAATCCTAAAATGAGAGACTAGAATTGATGTAGACAAGAAGAGTCCACCTAGGACAAGAGATTTGTGGTCTAGTAGCATAGTATAACaagatttttttgtttaaaaaattataaacagtTCAATATTTTATGACGTTCAGCTATTTTCATCGTGCTATCGTCACAGAGTCCATGCAGAGTATACTGTGACGATGATTATGACAGAGACACGATTTTGTCATAAACAATTGTCATCCTGTGAACAGTCGTCATAAACAGCCTCTGTTTGTGACAGATGTGTGCTCTGTCATCAAGTAAGCGTCACAGAAGCCTAGATTTGATGTAGTGGGAGACGACGCCTTCGCAAATAAAGGAAGTTTTGAGGCTGGATAGAGCTAGTCGTTGGCTTCTCTCAGCTGACTTTTCAAAGTCTTTTGTGTAGTCTTGCTATATCAGCATTTGTTATGACACGAAAAAGTAAGCTAAATGATTTTATATGGATAAAATCACATGGTCACTCTTTCAAGCACATTTATCTTAGATGAcaacaaaaatgaaaaatgcgtactccatccatccacaaagaGTCATTACTTAGTAAGCAAAAATGACGTTGCTATCCTTAATTAATTGTAGCAGCTGTGATTCCACGTTGTTTATTTGTTCCTAAGATTCTTTAAAAAATGCAAATACATTGAAAATAGAAATATAGTATCTACTCAAATATTTGATTGGCTCTGCATATAGTTTTTTTGGTACTTAGTGACGACTGTTAAGTTGGACTCTCACCTAGAGCTCCAAGCTACACTTATCCACAACTTGAACAATAGACTACgccttgaattgcaagtttgGTGCGAACAAGTTTCACTCAAAGTCATAACCAATACATGGCTGCTAGTAGCCTTCTCCGCGGGTGGAGCATATATGTCGTACTCCCTGGTCTCTTCATGAGTTTACTAGACATAACCCAAATCTCACAGACTGCGACGTTAGAtagtcagactcatataggtgtgttctttCAAGAATGCTCTGTAGGACAGCACCTTTGCTCATTAGAGCCAACAGAAACACATTAAGGCAAATAGCCAATCTGCCTTACAGCAACTGAGAGTATTGCATCTTTTCTTAGAGAGGGTTTAACCATTACTCTCCTTAGTTCACCATCAGCTTGTTCTCCCCaagtcctaattcacgggatctccgatcacataggttgggttaccactgtggcaacttatacgagtctcatacccatctcccttgatgcactatctatcacattccgtgatAAATCTTTTGTAAAGGGATCTGCCAGGTTTTTGTCTATTTTAATATAAGTCACACTTatcactccggagtttctcaacttCCTGACAGACTTCAGTCGTCTTTTAACATATCTTGATGACTTTGCATTATCCTTAGCACTGTTCACTTTGACtatcaccgtttgattgtcacagttcataaaGGATGCCCGGCACTGGTTTCTCAACCACAGGcaagtccatcaagagctcacGCAGCCACTCTGCCTCAACAGTGGTTGTGTCCAAAGCAGTAAGTTCTGATTCTATGGTTGACCGCGTCAAAATGGTCTGTTTGCAAGACTTCCATGATATCGCACCACCTCCAAGGGTAAACACATACCCATTCGTGGCATATAGCTCATCAGCGTCAGATATCCAGTTTTAATCACTATATCCCTCAAGCACAGCAGGGTGCCCAGAATAGTGAATACCATAACTCATAGTACCTGCTAGATAGTGCATAACCCTTTCAAGTGCATGCCAATGATCAGTACCCGAGTTTGACATGAACCTGCTCAATTTGGTCACAGCAAAAGATATGTCGGGTCTCGTTGCGCTAGCTAAGTACATGAGTGAACCAATAATCTGCGAATATCTCAGTTGATCTTTGACAATTTTCCTGTTCTTTCTCAATATCACACTAGGGTCATaaggtgttggagaaggcttgcTGTCGATATAGTCAAAACGGCTCAAGACCTTTTCCACATAATGGGATTGTGAAAGAGTAATCCCATTCTCAACCTTAATAAGCTTGATGTTAAGGatataacatcagcttctcctagATCTTACATATTAAAGCTCTTTGAAAAAAAGGACTTGACCTCATTGATCACATCAATGtttgtgccaaagatcagtatgtcgtccacaaacaagcacaatatcactcctccacccccaccatagcgatagtacacacatctatcaacctcattaatgacaaagcccgcagaagttaaagttctgtcgaacttctcatgccattgcttaggTGCTTGTTTCAACCCATACAAAGACTTCAAAAGCTTACACACCTTGTTTTCTTGACCTTTCATTACAAATCCATCAGGCTGATCCATGTAGATCTCCTCATCCAACTCTCCGTTTAGGAAAGttgtcttaacatccatctgatgaatgaTAAGACCATATGAGGCAGCCAAGGAAATTAATGCTCGAATAGTGGTCAATCTAGCGACAAGCCTTCCTTTTGTGTATACCCTTTAGCAACAAGCCGAGCCTTGTACTTGTCAATAGTACCGTCAGGCTTAAGCTTCTTCTTGAATACCCACTTACATCCAACTGGCTTGCAACCATAGGGTCGTTCAGTGAGCTCCCATGTTCCATTAGAAAGAATTGAGTCCATCTCATTTTGGACTGCTTCTTTCCAATTATCTGCATCTGAAGATGCATATGCCTCTGCAATGGACGTGGGAGTATTGtccacaaggtacacagtgaaatCGTCACCAAAAGATTTTACAATCCTTTGTCacttgctccttctaggagcttcactgtcatccttctctaGGACATGCTCATGTTCATCGGATTGTTGAGAAGACTCGATAGGTACTGCAGGTTGAGGAGTTATCTCTGTCGAAAATCTAGAATTGCTATGCATATCTTTCATAggaaaaatattataaaaaaatgttgcatcacgagattccataatagtatcaacatgcacatctggtatctcagatttaaccactaagaatctataagcaatgctcctctgagcatatcctagaaagacacaatccactgTCTTAGGTCCCAACTTGCGCTTCTTTGGAATATGCACATTAACTTTCGCTAAGCACCCCCACGTGCGCAGATAAGAAAGTGATGGCTTTCTCCCATTCCacatctcatatggagtttgatcttgatttttgtttGGAACTTTATTCAAGACATGACACGAAGTCAATACAGCCTCCCCCACCATGCCTTAGAAAGACCAGCTGTGTCTAACATGGAGTTAACGAAGTCAGTCACCGTGCGGTTTTTCCTCTCGGCAATCCCGTTTGATTCGggagaatagggaggcgtcctctcatgaataattccatgctcctcacagaattcatcaaatattttgggaaaatactcgccaccacgatctgaccttagacgcttgatctttctctctagttgattctcatcttcagctttatagattttaaagtagtctaaCGCTTCGTTCTTAGTTCGcaacaaataaacatagcaaaatctagtcgcatcgtcaattaacatcatgaagtatcttttcccaccttttgtcaacacaccattcatctcacttagatcagaatgtatgagttctagaggtgccaagtgtctctcctcagcagccttgtgaggcttCCGAGGTTGCTTTGATTGCACACAACTATGTCACTTAGAACCTTTAGCAATGGTGAATTTCGGAATTAAACACATGCTGGAAAGCCgagacatcaaaccaaaattaacatgacaTAAACGTGAATGCCAAACACTCGCATCATCGCTAACGTTGTCACAAATATGGTTCACCGACTTGTTACAAAATTCAGCAAGAGAAAAGCAgaacaagcctccgcaatcACAGCCTTTACCAACGAATTGTCCATGTTTCGACACGACAAATTTATTGGACTCTAACACTATCTTAAACCCGTCCTTGCATAGGACTGACCCGCTGACCAGATTCTTGTTAATAGTGggcacatgctgcacgttcctcAGCTACAcgatcttccccgaagtaaactttaGATTTACCGTGCCAACACCATGAACAGAAGCATGTGAACCGTTCACCATCAGCACGAAGAAGTCCTGGACGGTCTGGTAAGAAAAAAACATAGAGatgtcagcacacacatgaacattagcaCCCGTATCAAGCCACCAACTCGTGGATTGAAACACTGAAAGAACTATAGGTAAATTACCGTACTCATCTCCAGTGTTGCTTATGGTCACCATGTTGACATTTTTGGactcatttgctttcttggcccTGCGGTCTGCCCGATCTGGGCACTCCTTGGAGAAGCTTCCAAACTTACCACATGCATAGCATTTTTCCAaagccttgttcttcttcttcttgaaggtagtgGTCTTGTTAGACTTGTTGTTCCTTTTGTTCTTGCCATGTGTGAACTTTTGGACCAGGTTGGCGCTGGACTGGCCTTGATCTCCTTTCTCAGGCACGTCATTcttccgagccttctcctcaacatcaatagtcgctatcagattttcaactgatatctcctgtctcttgtgtttcagagttgtggcgaagttcctccactgggaaggcaactttgcaataatgcatccagccacaaacttgtcgggaataggacacttaaggagatcaagatccttgacaatgcactgcacctcatgcgcctgttccaccacagaacggttattcaccatcctgtagtcatggaaactctccatgaggtacagttcattgcccgcatctgttgcatcatacctagcaaccagagcatcccacagcgtcttcgcctctgtctcatcaatgtacacacAGCTAATCCGTCTGACAGATTGCTAATGATACATCCGACAAAGAGATCATTGGCCTCATCGTACTTCTTCTGCTCTTCAGCAGTAAGTACGCCCTCAGGCTTGCCAAGTCTCATGTCTCAGATGTGCATAGCAGTAAATCAGAGGCGAACCTTGGACTTCCAGATCTTAAAGTTCACGCCAGTAAACTTTTCTGGCCTCAGTGACTCAGCGAAACCAGCCATTGTTAAATCAACAGATTGCCTATAATAAGATTTTTGGattgttggaaaaatagacaactgtaagtttaaattccgaactagatttatcatgacgagaattaaacctagcatgcatgactctaacatactagacagtacgtatatcataaacatgatatcagaaaatatgattatgaaacagatctgatcacaaaatacgtactgtgcGGGAGCCGTCGGGAAGACGAAAGGTGCAGACGAGACGAATACGGTCCTTCGAACggagcgcagcaaccggcgttgcagacgacggtaTGCCGCAGCTCCTGatttggacggaggacgagctgtggcgaagaagatgagcagtcgcgcttagcgcttcccaaaaaccttattcgtcctctcccggtgcaggatcacaagagcgagcggttccggaaacctgctctcccgttcgctggtgcacgccggcgctcgggatggagaagactatGGTTGCAGTGCAGCAACGAGGGGAGGCAAAATcctaactcagattagatcttcttatgaattccTAAACCTTGGGGTCTCCACGTATAATGATTTATGGTGCACTTTTTTCACGAGGGAGATGGTCCGTATTTAATGGAAGAAAAACTCCCTACACTTTTGTCCATTAGTAATACGGGACTAATTAATGGTGTGCCTCCTCTTAATGCTAATGAgactttgagatttattaggattatttataCGGGCATAAATCTAACATCCCTCGCCGCCAACGCAGGCGCCTCCCTCCAAATAGGGGTCCCTGGTGCCGGGAGGCATCACGAACACGAGGTCGCGGTCGCAGTACAACGGCAGCGGCTTCTCCATCCGCGTGCCGCCGTCCTTCGACGACATCCTCGAGCCCGAGGTGATTAGGGTTTCCTCTGCCCCCGTTGGTTTCCTCTGCCACTGCGATTAGGGTTTCGCTGGCCGTTGCTGTGTGCGGGGGAGATCTCAATGTTTGGTTTCGAATTGTTGAATGCTGACTCCTTCCACGTCTAGGACTACAACGCTCGCTTTGCTTCTCCAGATAGGTAGGTAGGTAGGTAAGGCCTCGCTCTGCTCCATGGACTGCAGATCTGGTATTGATTTCCCGTAGCATTTGTACTGATTTTTGTCAGGAACGAATTTTAGTGGTGGTTGCTGTGTTGTACTGCATGCTAAACACAGAGTACTATCCTTTGTTTGATGCAGGGACGACAAGACGAACTCATCATAAGCATGGTGATTAAGCCGTCAAATCAGCTCAAGATCACATTTCTAGAGGTTCTTAAAAGAGCTTTGCCATTTTAATTTCTGTTTTCTTGTACCTGCATTTGAAATCGCCCCTGAATTTACCTGTCTCTGCACATCATCAAGTCAAAAGTGGCATGCCATTCAGAGCAGGTCTAGTGATATGCGTTTCTCACTCTCATATCTGCTGAGACCATTCTAAAAGGAGTCCGTATACTTGAACATAAAGCATAGATAACCTTGCTAAAAAGAGTCAGAACAAATGCATTTTTGTAGACACAAGCTTTTCTTAAAACTTAGATACAAGGATTCCCACAGTATACAGTTTTGAGCTATTAGCCTGAACTTCCAAAGTTTATTGAGTTGAATGTTTAACAATAAAAGGGTTCTCCAGAATAGGTATGAATTGACCAAAACACtttttttgtaaagaaaataatcaaTTAATAAGAGCCTTATTACCTCAAACACTGGAGCTGGTGCTGATTGCATTGCATTGTTCTGCAGGCAAAAGACATAACTGACTTGGGCACCCTGAAGGCATCAAAGATACTTGTACCTGGTGATTTCTGTTGGTGCCTTGAAGTGACAAATCTCATGAATACTAATGATTTAATTTTCTTTATTATGATCTGAAACTTACTAGGATATGTCATGCATGGATAAGATTTGAAGAGGAGAGTGGCGCCTTGGGTGATTATGACCTTGCTGCAAAAAAGGTATGCTGCTGTTTGAATATTTTTTGTTTCATCTGTTCATTTGTCTTTCTGCTGAATGTGAATATGGAATTACCTTTTCTGATTCTGCATTATCAACCTGTGTATGTGAGTGAATGCTTCTTCAGTTGGTCATCTACACATGAATCACTTGTTTTGGTGAACTCCATCAAAAAGAGAAAGTTGTAGTATATGCCATACCAATTATACATTAATAGCCATGAGAACACCATAAGTTTCTGGgtattcctttttcctttctacACAAAGTTGATGACTCATCAAACCTTTTGACATTGTTCGTATTTTCATGTGATGAAATCCTCTGTACGATCATCAGATGTTGGCCCCTTTTGTGTTATTACAGTGTTTCTATCTAAACTGTGTGAGTTTGGTGATAGCATGGGTTACCAACTTATCATGGTAACTATAATTTTGAACTTATTCTCCTATTTAACCAGGTCACGCCTCGGCTAAAGGAGCTTATGATGTCATCCTGCAGGCAATCATATTATGCTCATATCAACTCAGCAATGTGTACTACTGTTATCCTGCTGGATTAATACTAAATAAGATATCCTTTACTTGGCAGGCACTTGCCAGCTGTGATAGTTTTGTTTCCTTTCTAGATAATCTGCTTGCAACTGACGGCTTGCTACCTCTTGTAAACTGATTCATCTAGTGCATTTTCTTCTCAGCAAGGTTGGGGACTCAAACTTGTCACAATCAAGTATCAATTGCTTTGGTGGATACTATCAGCCTCAAGTGTTCACTGGTTTGGAACCAAGTGTATATAATATGTAGGTGTAGCTGCAATTGGATAGTGAATACATTGCTCTTTTCAAAAAATGATTTCCTGTGTGATGAGATTAATTGGATAGATGTAGCCTCAAGTGTTCCTGCATTTGTAATGTATATTGTGGATAAAGCATGTGAATTTGTGATGTAAAGAATGGATAAAACATATGTATATGTGATGTATATGAGGGTATATTCTGTCATcctttgttttaaaaaaaattcatcatAGGAGACGCGGGTTAACAACTTGCGTCTCCTATGTGAGGGTCATAGGAGACGCGGTAATCCGTGTCTCCTATGTGAAGGTTATTGGAGACGCGGAATAACAACCCGTGTCTCCTATGTGAGGGGTCATTGGAGATGCGGGTTGTAAAAACGCGTCTCCAATGACCCCACATAGGAGACGCGGAAAAACGCGTCTCTTATGACTTTACATCGGAGACGCAAATAAACCGCGTCTCTTATGCGAGTTAACCCGCGTCTCCTATAACACTCTTTACATAGTGTGTTGTGAGGTTTAAAGTATTGTTGACTACCTCCGACTATTCTAAACAAAGTGAAGATATGGATCTTCTAAATTTTGCATTGGAGATTACAATATCACCATATGATTTTTAGTTTACCTTAGGTGTAAATTAATTAAGTTAATAGGTTGTCACATG
This window contains:
- the LOC120695287 gene encoding adenylate isopentenyltransferase-like, whose translation is MSMLSIKPVVIMGATGTGKTKLSIDVSKVISGEVVNADKMQIYSGLDITTNKLCLNDRHGIPHHLIGAISAITDDVSISLFRSAATKITESIVRRGHTPVLVGGSNSLIHGFLVDKLDASLIDPFVVESYRPTLRFESCLLWIQCDELVLKKYLSRRVDDMVDAGLVKELKEYFDSVSIHESVGYSGLARAIGVPELREYFAGRKSLCDSIKEMKSNTQALAEAQIAKIRHIVDIWGWPVYSLDATETICSHITGSNHTATTIAWERDVRRPALTIINEFLGR
- the LOC120696028 gene encoding uncharacterized protein LOC120696028, whose product is MEGEGWVTSHCLSKEGFPKLLYSTMARLGILDHPEYMGREYEEYGTERCEVTIYIGASKDFPDIKPWSVTTTGFRFEDTYQAIARKALRYLCQIYEKPICRTPMRYFPPLVRNRPIWITRMKTLEGCELREDNPTVVFMARYLLTLDEEYDKQATKLKECNHRAEEAEKQIRKLRVQLAESKAQVTISESREIAAIEALKQADDRHAQELKDAYLVTRVKRRALILGGKECDVLDGIPIVAMDNAKKKFGETPPAPPPTEVSEEASDLEPTKEEVLQQNQPPAESKVGLPLIPLEGPSSLDE